ATTCTCTTCAAGGTCCACAGGAGTAAATTTTGCAATAGCAGGTTGTACTGCATTGGATTCTTCTTTCTTACATAGTATGGGTGTTGTCACTACAACACCTTTATCTCTAAGTGCTCAAATCAATTGGTTCACAAATCTAAAAAACGACACTTGTAAACAAAATCCTGGTAATTACGTTTTTGtttgaataaatttaatttgattttgagGTGCATTATTCATTTTAAGTATTAAGATTATTTCATTTTTGTATTAAATTGTTCTTAATTATTTTTATTCAACATTTTCAATTTGATAAATGTTTTTCTTTTcttaatttgatattaatttaattgatttttttttacagGATGCCAAGATCACTTTTCAAAGGCATTGTACTTTTTTGGTGAGATAGGAGCCAATGACTACATAGATTCTACTGCACTTTACAAACCATTGTCACAAATACAAGGTTTTACCTCTCCTATCATAGCTCAGATCCAAACATCTTTAGAGGTAACTCTCTTCATACAActtttttattgaaaatataaaattaatttgttaaatttaatatatttatatatattaatattttaataaaagaatatatttcATTCTACtaacaaattatttattatttcaaaTCGTATTAACtaataatattttccaattttttattactatttaattaaaatatatattttatattatatatttagttGGATTAAATTctaaaactattattttctttttagtAAAGTCAATATAAGTAGATAAAATTATTAGAAGACCCATTTTATTCATGCACTCTAAATTAGGTTTACATAatgtaataaatttttaaaaaaattataataaacataaaatatataaaaattattaaaagatATTTTATTCATACATTCTAATGTAGGTTTAaacaataattaataaattaaatttaaatttaaaaaataattttttaaaaattttattgaCTTTTTTAATTATCTTTGTTTCCATTCCTCTGTTAAGGACTAAGCGGGTACGGAGTGCagaaatttaattattaaaaaattaagttTTATAGTGatctattttttataataaaataaatttaaatgaattttaaaattaaatatattttttaaaatattaattgaataagaaattttttcaattgacttttttttaatttaaaaatttcgTAATGTTTTTATACTATTTAGAATAGAATATGTTATTTTAAGTTTTATATGATCTaattatcaatcaattttttgTATGGAATTTGCAGGCTCTTATTCAACAAGGAGCTGAAAATATTATCGTTCAAGGAATTCCACCATTGGGATGCTCTCCATTAATCCTTACACTGCAACAAAATTCCACAGATTTTGATGAAAATGGGTGCCTACAATCTTACAATCAAATTTCTCAAAACCACAATTCATTATTGCAAATAGCAATCGAACAGTTGAATGATAAATATTCCACAGCCAACATCGTATATTCAGATTACTACAACATTGCTTTAGATATTCTCAAGAATGCAGCTAAGAATGGTAAGATGTTCCCATTTTTAAATTTAATCAAAGTGAAAATGTATCAgtcattgattcaaagaaaatttgtataATTTTATAAACATTAATATGAAAGTAATGGATTTTTGCaggttttgaagaaacttttgagaCTTGTTGTGGAAGTGGGGGAGGAAAATACAATTTTAACATTCTTGGGATGTGTGGTACGAGTAATAACGTGAAAGCTTGTTCGGATCCATCAAAATTCGTCAATTGGGATGGAATACATCTCACCGAAGCTGCTTATCAAATTGGTTCTGATTCTATTTCAAACTTAGTCCAAAAAATGTGTTAATGAATAGTGAAACAATTTTAGAGAGTTAACTAGGATAGGGCAACAATTTTAGAGTTAGCTAGAATAGTGCAAAAATGTGTTCATTCGTAATGAAACAATTTTAGAGAGTTACTTAGAATAGACGTTAGTTTATGGAGAATTCTATTTAAAATATGtaataattctattatattttcaGATTAATATTAAATGCTGAACTATTTGCACATGTCAATTCCCTACTCTAAATTTGTCCATTGCAAATCTGAAATATATTTTTGACGAATTGAATTTTCCTCTCTTGCTAGAGATAAATAATTAAATTGTTTGAATAATATAAaacatatatttaataaatatatgggAAGAGATTATACGCAAATACAATTTAAGTATATGATAGATATGGAATGCAAATTAAGTTTTAAAATAATATAGTATTGATATGAAATTGTTT
The nucleotide sequence above comes from Cryptomeria japonica chromosome 11, Sugi_1.0, whole genome shotgun sequence. Encoded proteins:
- the LOC131070807 gene encoding GDSL esterase/lipase At1g28600, whose product is MAKMQLILVGVFFVLSIGRVGASCFSTIYSFGDSLTDTGNEIISNPLVYHQFNTLPYGEKYFGKPTGRCSNGRLLIDFLAASLDLPFLPPYLKVGRMPFSSRSTGVNFAIAGCTALDSSFLHSMGVVTTTPLSLSAQINWFTNLKNDTCKQNPGCQDHFSKALYFFGEIGANDYIDSTALYKPLSQIQGFTSPIIAQIQTSLEALIQQGAENIIVQGIPPLGCSPLILTLQQNSTDFDENGCLQSYNQISQNHNSLLQIAIEQLNDKYSTANIVYSDYYNIALDILKNAAKNGFEETFETCCGSGGGKYNFNILGMCGTSNNVKACSDPSKFVNWDGIHLTEAAYQIGSDSISNLVQKMC